The genomic DNA GCCCTGTGGAGAAAGGCATTTCTAAACAATGCTTTTCATCGGGATTTCAGCACCGTGTAAACAGACGTTCCTTCTGAGGGCCTGGTGAGCAGCCATTCCCCAGTGGGTGCCACAGGGAAGAGGAGCACCTGGAGCCCCTCCCAGACGGATGGAAATCCCGCGTCTGTTCTCACACTCTTCCCGGCGTCCACATCTGCTGGCACACGCCCCTGTCACCTGCCACTTCCGCATCCCGTCATGGTGAGTGGCTGACAGGCGCTGGATGCAAACAAGGCATGAGATGGACGTACCTGGAGACCCGGCTCCAGTTCTGGTTCTGCTTTGTGGGGTGACCGAGGGGGCAGAGGAAGCGTGGAGAGAGCACGTCTCAGTCCCCGGAAGTGGCATCTAATCTGGCATTTCGATATTTAATTTGGGAGGTGGGAGCACGTACTTCCCAGGGCTCTGGGTAATGACCACCCTGGCCTTCTTTCGAAACATGGGAGCGATTTTAGGAGGCTCCGGAACTGGGGTCTCTTCGGTTTCTTCATTATCTTCGTGGTGGAGATCGTACGAAATGTTTCCGTATTCTCGTAGAAATGGGAAGATTTCAAGCAGAAACTGACAGAAATCTTTGCGAATACCAAACCACcctgaaaaataagaatgttttatttcacaCACTAGGCTCAACTGACCTTCCCGTTAACTTTCTTTCCATAACAAGAAGTTTTACTCCTACGACGTCGTCACACACTTTATCCAGGCGCCTGAGTCACGAAGCCCGAAGAGGGCTTGAGTACCCAAaatgaaggagaagaacaaaCCTTAGCGCCGTGTTTCTCCCCGACCAGCAGGGACAGCGTCCCTGGGGCCTTGTTAGGGATGccattcttgggcctcagcccaGACCTCTCTCTGGAAACTGTGAGTCGGGCTAGGGTGGGCTCCAGAGGTCCCCTTTTCCTGACCGTTTTGGGATCCTGCTGGGTgcccaagtttgagaaccactgctccagTGAGTCTCGAAACACCTCTGGTGCGTAGGCCATGGTGTCTTCCACTATTCTTGTCCACCCAGGAAAAACTCATGGATGACAGTGCCATCCAAGCAATGGGTTTCCGTCACCCTCTAGAATCTGCCAGGGTGGCATTCATGCGTGGATCCTGGCCAGGAGGGGGCCCGAACTCATGGAGCCACCTTAAAGCCACTTGCCCAGTCCCACTCTTCCTCTCTGTACACCACTGGAGTGTCAGCTCAGTGCAGGCCCTCCCTGCTCCCGGGAGGGCAGAGGCACAAGCAGCAAGCATAGCCTGGGCTGCTGGGCTGCAGTGAGGCCCTGCCTCCAACCCCACTGGCTTTTGCAGGGCCAGTGCTCTGGGCTTCCATGCCATGGAGCTCACAGCCTCACCAGGAAGGCACCCTCTGCAGAGATCATTTTGGAAGTTTCTGCCTGAGCAAGCAGGTGGCGGGGAAGAGAGAGCTAGCAAGGCACGAGAGACAAGACTCGGGTGATGGCAGCAAGGacactggggaggcagaggggcCAACGCGGAGCTTGGGTGAATCCCAGGGTTCGGGTGGGAGACGTGGATTTCCCATCAAACCCTCACGGGCCTGGGAAGAATCTATCTTGATCCCTAgtttgcagaggaggaaatagGCTCTCTGAGAGGTTGCCTGCCTTGTCCGGTCCTACCTATTGGCAGCGTGCACTGCGAGAAAAGTCCCAGTGCAGGCCAGTAGAACACCAGGGTGACGGCATGCCCTGCCCTCAGAAGGTCCCAGAACTTCCTCAGCCCTCGCTTCCCACACAAGCTTCTAAATCGGGACCCTGGGGGACTCGTCCCTTCCTAGAGACCGCTATCTCCCACCTACCCGCAGTCCCACCCCAGACACACCCCAAGGACTTTCTGAAACGCTGAGTACATACAGTGGTTTCCTCCCTTCTGTCCAAATGTGGTTGCCATCAGCGTGATCAACGAGAGCCAAAGGGGGACAAAAATCGGGATGCAGGAGAAGGCGTTGTGGCCATCCAGTTTGTGAACCAGCAGAATCTAAAGAAAGAGACGCAGTCAAGGCCCTGTGGACGCCAGCACCAAGAACCGACAGAGGAGGACGCCAGACCTCATTAGGCAGCTCCCCT from Saimiri boliviensis isolate mSaiBol1 chromosome X, mSaiBol1.pri, whole genome shotgun sequence includes the following:
- the LOC141582754 gene encoding transmembrane protein 185A-like, whose protein sequence is MSFLCLVVLYYIVWSVLFLRSMDVIAEQRRTHITMALSWMTIVVPLLTFEILLVHKLDGHNAFSCIPIFVPLWLSLITLMATTFGQKGGNHWWFGIRKDFCQFLLEIFPFLREYGNISYDLHHEDNEETEETPVPEPPKIAPMFRKKARVVITQSPGKYVLPPPKLNIEMPD